The following is a genomic window from Candidatus Epulonipiscium sp..
GAAAAGTTCAACTGGTTGGATTCGGTACTTTTGATGTAGCAGAAAGAGCAGCAAGAGAAGGTAGAAATCCTCAAACAGGAGAAGTTATGCATATACCAGCTTCTAAAGCACCAAGATTTAAAGCTGGGAAGGTATTAAAAGACGCCGTAAATAAATAAAAACGCTCGCTGAGTTATTAGAATACATACTATAATTAAAAATCTACACTTTTATGAGTGTAGATTTTTTATATTAGGAGGATTGCTATGAGATTGGATAAATATCTTAAAGTTAGTCGGTTGATAAAAAGGAGAACCATCGCTAATGATGCCTGCAATTCCGGGAGAGTTTCGATTAATGGGAAAGAAGCAAAAGCTGGAACCCCTGTAAATGTGGGAGATATAATAGAAATAAGATTTGGAAGTAGTATTACAAAGGTGGAAGTTTTAGATGTGAGGGAGCACATAAGAAAAGAAGAAGCAGGTAATATGTATAAGCATCTATAGGTTTTTATCATCTTTTAATACAACCCCCAATATATATAAAGAGAAAGGATTATGAACTTTAACCTTTTATATACAAGGACACTACCTATAGTTAGGTTGATGAATATTATTAGGGATTATAAAAAAGATGGGGGTATGTAAGATGGATGATAAAATGAACAATACAAAAGGGCATAATATTATTATGCGGGATAGGCAAGGTTTATCTATTACGGGGGTAGTTGATGTATTGTCTTTTGATGAGGAAAACGTAGATATTGAAACAGAAATGGGTATGCTCGCGATAAAGGGCACTGATCTTCAAGTAAATAAGCTTAATTTAGAAAAAGGGGAGCTAGAAGTTGAAGGAGAAATAGAAAGCTTGGCTTATAGTGACGGGGAACTTTTTTCAAAGAAGGGAACCTCAATTCTTGGAAAACTCTTTAAATAGGAGTTGATATCTTTGATTGTATCTATTAGTGAGCAGGCACAGATATTTCTTGTTTCAATTCAAGCCGGAATGGTGATAGGGGTTTTTTATGATATGTTTCGGATAATAAGAAAGATAATTCCCCATCCCGATTGGTTAATTCATTTAGAGGATCTAATCTACTGGATAATCGTATCGAGTTTTATGTTTTTTGTACTTTTTAGTAAGAATTATGGAGAGATTAGAGGATTTGCCCTTCTAGGGGCGCTCCTTGGAAATGTATTTTATTTTTTCACCATTGGTATTTTGGTTATGAAGTTTTCAGATTGGATTATTAACTTAATTAAAAAAATTATCCATATCATAATAAAAATTATTTTTATCCCTATAAAATTTACACTTAAAATTTTATATTATCCATATAAGTGGATTTCTTTTCCCTTAAAAGTAATAAGGGTAAGAACTAAGATAGTAATGAATAAATCAAAGAATAGGATAAAAAGAAAGACAAAACAAACCCTAAGGGAACTATATATAATGTATAAAAAGATTTAAAATTATTTCTAATAAAAAGGGTATATGATTTGCATGTAGAATATTATAGATATAATCGATGTTTGTCTACAATTAAAGCGGGGGATTAAATTGATTAAAAGAAAAAAGAATAAAAAAGCTATTGGCTTTGGCTGGAATACCTTTTTTATAATTTTATTTTTTTCTATAATTGCATTAAAGACCTATGATTTGCAAAAAATAAATAGGGGATTGATAGAGCAAAAAAATGAATATCAGAAAAAAATATATGAACAAAATGAGGAAAAATCCCTGCTTCTAGAAGAAAAGGAATACAATCAGTCCGATAGATACATTGAGAAGGTTGCAAGGGAAAAGCTAGGTCTTGTAAAAGAAGATGAAATTGTATTTATGGAAATGAACGAAAATGAATTTTAGCCGTTGACAAACCTTTAAAGCTTATATATAATATGTTATTGTTAGTCCATATTTTGTCGCGGAGTGGAGCAGTATGGTAGCTCGTCGGGCTCATAACCCGAAGGTCGGTGGTTCAAATCCATCCTCCGCAACCAATTCGGCGGAGTAGCTCAGATGGCTAGAGCATACGGTTCATACCCGTAGTGTCGGCGGTTCAATTCCGTCCTCCGCTACCATTAGGGCGCATAGCTCAGCTGGGAGAGCACCTGCCTTACAAGCAGGGGGTCACAGGTTCGAGCCCTGTTGCGCCCACTATAAAGGATATATCACAGAGATTACTGTGGTATATCCTTTTTTTGTTTGGGACACCATATGTTTTAAACCACTATCCAAAGAAGGTAGATACCGCGCCTGTCATTCTTCATTTTATGACGATATAATACTAGGGACTAGCTATGCAGTCAGCTTTCCATGGCTACCCGATTTTTTTGTAAAAAAATTTTTAAGCTGAGTTCCATATAATGACAAACAATTTATCCTTTCTTTATTATAATAAAAAAGCAGAAATTAGGGAGGGGTAATATGGAACGGGTAGAATATGGCACTTTTAAAAGAGTAGATGTACCAAAGACAAGAAAAAGTTCAAAATTAAAAGAAATGTTTACAGATGTGTCCTATAAAGAATTATTAATAGATATTATAGGATTTATGATTTGTAGAGTAGTACTTTTTACAAATTTACTTCCTTTGGGCACTGCTTATTTTGCTGCAGGACTTTCTACAAAGGCAAATCGAATTTGGATGTTCCTATTTGCAATAGCAGGTGTTATAAGTGTAAGGCCGCAAGTTTCTTCATTAAAATACATAGGAATATTCGGACTAATATTAGCTATTTTAAATCTTGCAGAATCTAAAGGGTATAAACAATCCAAAATTGGTCAGGCAGTCATTGCGATGGGTTCTAGTTTTTTGGTAGGAATACTTGTAACGATACTTAATGGATTTACAGGATATCATTTAATCGTAGCCCTCTTAGAAAGCATCTTTGTTTTTACAACCACATACATATATAGTAGTGGCATATCTTCATTTAAAAACAACCTTAGAAGAACTATATTAAGTCCGGAAGAAGTAATTAGTATTATTTTACTTTTTGGCACTGCAATTGCAGGGGTTATAGATTTCTCTATCTACGGCATCTATTTTAGAGAGGTAATTAGTATTCTTATTATTTTAATACTTGGCTTTGTTGGGGGACCCACTATTGGGGCGGCTATTGGAATTATTATTGGTACTATTCTTACTCTAGTAGGGGCAAATCCTGCAGTGTTTATAGGCATATTTGGGATATCGGGAATGATTGCAGGGCTATTTAAAGATATTGGAAAAGGTGGAAGTAGCATTGGTTTTTTGTTAACCTATTTGCTAATAAATTTTTATTTTGGGGACAAGCCTGTTACTTATGGCCTTATAAAGCCTGTAATAGCGGCTGTTGTCCTTTTTATTACAATGCCTAATACAATTTTATTATATATAAGGGGATTTATATCTTTTGGCCCTAAAATCGGCCAAGAGATATATTATAAAAGGATTAGGGATATTACAGCACAACAGCTACAGGATTTTTCGCGGGCATTTCTAAAATTATCTAAGACTTTTACTAATCTTTCAAAGAAAAAGAGTGGTCTAAGCCAAAAAGACATATCACTACTATTTGATGATGTTGCATCGACAGTATGCAGTGATTGTGGACTTTGTTCCCATTGCTGGGAAATAGACTTTTATAATACATACCAAACTGCCTTTAGCATTTTATCTGCTGCAGAAAAAAAACCTAGAATAGAGTTAAGTGATATTCCAAAAGATTTTTTGGATAAATGTTTAAGAGTAGAACAATTCGTAGATACAACCAATAGAATGTTTGAATTATATAAACTAAATCTCTTATGGCATAATAGGATTGTAGAAAGTAGGGAATTAGTTTGTGAGCAGCTAAGGGGAGTATCGACAATTATCGAAAATTTGGCTACCGAAGTGTACGGACAAGTCTATTTTAAGGATGATTTAGAAAGGGCAATTAAAGTAGAATTAGATAGGGAAAAAATTATGTTTTCCGATATAATGGTAGTTTATAATAGGCAAAAAAAGTATGAGATTACAATAGAGCATTTTCCATGTAAGGGGAGAAGACTCTGTATAAAGGGGATTGCTCCTTTAGTGAGTAAGGTCTTAGGAAGGAAAATGAAAATAGTAAGCAATGGGTGTGCAGGAATAAGTGGTAAAGATCAGTGTAAGATTAAGTTGATTGAGGAAGAGAAATATAGAATAATAACAGGGGTTGCAAAGAGAAGCAAAGATAATACCTTTGTTTCAGGGGACAGTTATTCTTTTATGGAATTAAAGGATGGGCAGTTTTTATTAGCATTATCCGATGGTATGGGTTCGGGTAGCAGGGCCTCAGAAGAGAGTAGTGCTGCAATAGAATTATTGGAAGATTTTATGGAAAGTGGATTTGAAAAGGATATTGCAATCAAAATGATAAATTCCGTATTAGTCTTAAAATCTAATGAAGACTCTTTTTCTACCTTAGATATGACTATTATAGATTTATATAGCGGTATTACGGAATTTATTAAGATAGGCGCTGCATCTGCATTTTTAAAAAGGAAAGGAGATATAGAAATTATAGGCTCTTCCTCATTACCGGTAGGAATATTAAATAATGTAGATATAGACATTAGCAAAAGGAAATTAAAGAGTGGGGATATTATAATAATGGTGACTGATGGGGTTTTAGACTCCAATAGGGAAGTTATAGAAAAAGAACAGTGGTTAAAAGGAATATTAGAAAATATTGAAGGCAGTCAACCGCAATACATTGCAGACTATATCTTAAATATAGCGAAAGAAAATACAAATAATGAGATACAGGATGATATGACGGTATTAGTTGCTAGGATATGGGAAAAGTATTCATAAAGTATTTTTTTAACGTATATACAAAAGGTAAAAGGGAAAACTATCCATAGTAAGATCACAATGGAGGGTTTCCCATGAATAATTATTCTAATAACAGAATTGTATTTATTGAGAACAAAGGGGGGGCTGGTATGAAAAGGCCATCTTTATCTTAAATAAAGATGTCTCTACGAGGCAAAAACCAAAAGATATAGTACAGGAAGCAGAAAAGATTATTGGTGATTATATGAAAAGGTCTAGTCCACAAAAAAGTGGATTTTCAACAATGATTAAAACAAAAAGTATCACTAATAAATACAAAAGAAGATTTATCAATAGGATTTTAAATCTTTGTTTAATCGTCAGTATAGCATTATTTGTATACTGTGTAGTTCAAGTATTTATATAGTATATAACCAGGCGGTGTGAAGTTTATACATCGCCTTTTATTCTTTTCCTTGCATTTGCATTGTATTTTTTGTATCATTTATAAGAGAAACGCAAAGGAATATATTATCGTATCTACATAGGAAATTAATCTAGAAGAGTCAAAAATTTTGGTAATTTAAGTCAGACTATGAGAATTTTAATTAAGATTGGTGTTAAAATCTATGATAAGAAAAACCCTAAAAATCATAAAACAATATAATATGATAAAAAAAGATGATAAGATAATAGTTGGCGTGTCAGGGGGGGCAGATTCCATGTGCCTTCTTCACGTTTTAAAAGAGATTTCTATAACATATCCCTTTACCATTAATGCTATACATATTAACCATGGAATAAGAGGGAAAGAAGCAAAGAAAGACGAGAATTTTGTCCGAGATATGTGTAAAGAATGGAAAATAGCATTTAGGGCATATTATATAGATATAAAAAAAGAGGCTCTATTAAGAAAATGTAGCGAAGAAGAAGCAGGTAGATTAGTAAGATATGAGACATTTGAAAGGGTTAGAAAAGAAATCAATGGAAGTAAGATTGCAGTAGCCCACAACATGAATGACCAGGCAGAAACTGTACTAATGAAAATATTTAGGGGTACAGGTATGAAAGGCTTAGGGGGAATTCCTTATATAAGGGATAATATAATAAGACCTCTTCTAGATATTACTAGGGAGGAAATTGAGAATTATTGTATCCATCATAATATAAATTATAGGCAAGATTATACTAATGAACTAAATATATATACAAGAAATAGGATACGCAATGAACTAATTCCTTTTGTTGAAGATAAATTTAATCCTAATATTATAAAAGTCCTATATAATATGAGTAATATCCTTAGGGAAGAGGAAGATTTTTTAGAAGAACAGGCAGAAGATAGTTTTATGATATGTAAAAAAGATGAGGGTTTAAATGTTTTAAAATTAGACAATGTTTTACTTAAGTCCCTACACCCTGTGCTTCAAAAAAGAATCATAAGAATTGCCCTAAAAAATTTATCTGGTCATATAAGAAATATAGAATATGGTCATATTCAAGATATTATAGATTTATCTGAGAAGCCTACAGGGAAAAGGCTGAATCTTCCTAATCAGGTGATTGTAAAAAAGGAATATGAAGAATTAATATTTCAAATAGGGGAAGAAGACTTTTTACCATTTTCATATGAACTCCC
Proteins encoded in this region:
- a CDS encoding HU family DNA-binding protein; protein product: MNKSELVTAMAAKAEMSKKDTEKVLKAFEEVVTEELANNGKVQLVGFGTFDVAERAAREGRNPQTGEVMHIPASKAPRFKAGKVLKDAVNK
- a CDS encoding RNA-binding S4 domain-containing protein; the encoded protein is MRLDKYLKVSRLIKRRTIANDACNSGRVSINGKEAKAGTPVNVGDIIEIRFGSSITKVEVLDVREHIRKEEAGNMYKHL
- the yabP gene encoding sporulation protein YabP — encoded protein: MDDKMNNTKGHNIIMRDRQGLSITGVVDVLSFDEENVDIETEMGMLAIKGTDLQVNKLNLEKGELEVEGEIESLAYSDGELFSKKGTSILGKLFK
- the yabQ gene encoding spore cortex biosynthesis protein YabQ; this encodes MIVSISEQAQIFLVSIQAGMVIGVFYDMFRIIRKIIPHPDWLIHLEDLIYWIIVSSFMFFVLFSKNYGEIRGFALLGALLGNVFYFFTIGILVMKFSDWIINLIKKIIHIIIKIIFIPIKFTLKILYYPYKWISFPLKVIRVRTKIVMNKSKNRIKRKTKQTLRELYIMYKKI
- the spoIIE gene encoding stage II sporulation protein E — its product is MERVEYGTFKRVDVPKTRKSSKLKEMFTDVSYKELLIDIIGFMICRVVLFTNLLPLGTAYFAAGLSTKANRIWMFLFAIAGVISVRPQVSSLKYIGIFGLILAILNLAESKGYKQSKIGQAVIAMGSSFLVGILVTILNGFTGYHLIVALLESIFVFTTTYIYSSGISSFKNNLRRTILSPEEVISIILLFGTAIAGVIDFSIYGIYFREVISILIILILGFVGGPTIGAAIGIIIGTILTLVGANPAVFIGIFGISGMIAGLFKDIGKGGSSIGFLLTYLLINFYFGDKPVTYGLIKPVIAAVVLFITMPNTILLYIRGFISFGPKIGQEIYYKRIRDITAQQLQDFSRAFLKLSKTFTNLSKKKSGLSQKDISLLFDDVASTVCSDCGLCSHCWEIDFYNTYQTAFSILSAAEKKPRIELSDIPKDFLDKCLRVEQFVDTTNRMFELYKLNLLWHNRIVESRELVCEQLRGVSTIIENLATEVYGQVYFKDDLERAIKVELDREKIMFSDIMVVYNRQKKYEITIEHFPCKGRRLCIKGIAPLVSKVLGRKMKIVSNGCAGISGKDQCKIKLIEEEKYRIITGVAKRSKDNTFVSGDSYSFMELKDGQFLLALSDGMGSGSRASEESSAAIELLEDFMESGFEKDIAIKMINSVLVLKSNEDSFSTLDMTIIDLYSGITEFIKIGAASAFLKRKGDIEIIGSSSLPVGILNNVDIDISKRKLKSGDIIIMVTDGVLDSNREVIEKEQWLKGILENIEGSQPQYIADYILNIAKENTNNEIQDDMTVLVARIWEKYS
- the tilS gene encoding tRNA lysidine(34) synthetase TilS; the encoded protein is MIRKTLKIIKQYNMIKKDDKIIVGVSGGADSMCLLHVLKEISITYPFTINAIHINHGIRGKEAKKDENFVRDMCKEWKIAFRAYYIDIKKEALLRKCSEEEAGRLVRYETFERVRKEINGSKIAVAHNMNDQAETVLMKIFRGTGMKGLGGIPYIRDNIIRPLLDITREEIENYCIHHNINYRQDYTNELNIYTRNRIRNELIPFVEDKFNPNIIKVLYNMSNILREEEDFLEEQAEDSFMICKKDEGLNVLKLDNVLLKSLHPVLQKRIIRIALKNLSGHIRNIEYGHIQDIIDLSEKPTGKRLNLPNQVIVKKEYEELIFQIGEEDFLPFSYELPVPGVLFINELGISIETKILDNKNFTLTNKNNYTKIFDYDRIGNTLHIRTKNKGDRISLGNGNKKLKDFFIDEKIPRDIREKAPLLADGNKVLWVIGYRYSDAYKITPSTTRILQVRVANMGEHEV